Proteins encoded within one genomic window of Panicum virgatum strain AP13 chromosome 1N, P.virgatum_v5, whole genome shotgun sequence:
- the LOC120655709 gene encoding probable protein phosphatase 2C 14 produces the protein MVEAAAGRRSGTSRRRPSGSGGEHQRLVAVAVAARVVMVTTRSAGPAAAAREMEGGGSGGGLCVEDFFHCLLGVLGALGVTWGASARPQRQPRPPLPRGVGAAPAPADARRFAAELRATPGRIAGNGACAVASLYTLQGKKGVNQDAMIFWENFCSRDDTIFCGVFDGHGPYGHLVAKRVRDLLPVKLGADLAMEDGRETSSSNIKSNTNEVRSPEHIDRGDTVISSEAEQNGEYAEIFPALRTSFLKAFHVMDRDLKLHKNIDCFFSGTTAVAVIKQGHNLIIGNLGDSRAVLGTRDENDQLVAIQLTVDLKPNIPSEAQRIRQRRGRIFALPEEPEVARVWLPKYNSPGLAMARAFGDFCLKDHGVISMPDVSYHRITEKDEFIVLATDGVWDVLSNDEVVSIVSRATSRASAARFLVESAHRAWRTRFPTSKIDDCAVVCLFLNTDEASKSSSSMPNNLANAVEVSNDQHSTTVQLSTGVSADLVTALVKDGNEVSVVETVARPVTLVDLPKDG, from the exons ATGGTGGAGGCCGCCGCGGGGCGCCGGTCGGGCACCAGCCGTCGGCGGCCTAGCGGCAGCGGAGGGGAGCACCAGCGCCTGGTcgcggtcgccgtcgccgcgcgcgtcgTCATGGTCACCACCCGCTCCGCGGGGCCAGCTGCAGCTGCAAGGGAAATGGAAgggggtggcagcggcggcggcctgtgCGTGGAGGACTTCTTCCACTGCCTTCTCGGTGTGCTCGGAGCCCTCGGCGTCACGTGGGGGGCGTCCGCGCGGCCCCAGAGGCAgccgcgcccgccgctgccgcgcggagttggcgcggcgcccgcgcccgcggacGCCCGGCGCTTCGCGGCGGAGCTCAGGGCGACCCCAGGCCGGATCGCCGGCAATGGCGCCTGCGCCGTCGCGTCTCTGTACACGCTGCAGGGCAAGAAGGGCGTCAACCAGGATGCCATGATCTTCTGGGAg AACTTCTGTTCGAGAGATGATACAATCTTCTGTGGTGTGTTTGATGGTCATGGACCTTACGGCCATTTGGTTGCTAAGAGAGTAAGAGATCTCCTGCCTGTAAAGTTAGGAGCAGATTTGGCAATGGAAGATGGTAGAGAAACATCCTCTAGCAACATTAAGAGCAACACAAATGAAGTACGTTCACCAGAACACATAGACAGAGGAGATACTGTCATTTCCTCTGAAGCTGAGCAGAATGGAGAGTATGCAGAGATCTTCCCAGCATTGAGAACTTCATTCTTGAAGGCCTTCCATGTAATGGATAGGGATCTCAAGTTACATAAAAATATTGATTGCTTCTTCAGTGGGACTACAGCAGTGGCAGTGATCAAGCAG GGACACAATCTTATAATCGGCAACTTGGGGGATTCAAGAGCTGTCTTGGGCACCAGAGATGAAAATGATCAGCTTGTTGCTATCCAATTGACAGTTGACCTCAAGCCGAACATTCCAA GTGAAGCGCAGAGAATCAGGCAACGCAGGGGCAGAATATTTGCACTCCCTGAGGAACCAGAGGTAGCTCGTGTTTGGCTTCCAAAGTACAACTCACCTGGATTGGCCATGGCTAGGGCATTTGGAGACTTCTGTCTGAAGGATCATGGTGTAATTTCCATGCCTGATGTTTCCTATCAccgcatcacagaaaaggatGAATTTATTGTGCTGGCTACGGATGGG GTGTGGGACGTCCTGTCAAATGATGAAGTTGTTAGTATTGTCAGCCGAGCTACATCCCGGGCCTCTGCAGCACGTTTTCTAGTTGAATCAGCTCACCGTGCCTGGCGAACTCGGTTCCCCACATCTAAAATCGATGACTGTGCCGTTGTCTGCCTATTCCTGAACACAGATGAAGCAAGTAAATCTTCCAGTTCCATGCCCAACAATTTGGCAAATGCTGTAGAAGTTAGCAATGATCAGCACTCCACGACTGTCCAGCTTAGTACTGGAGTGTCTGCCGATCTTGTAACTGCACTGGTAAAAGATGGAAATGAGGTTTCTGTTGTCGAAACAGTTGCAAGGCCGGTCACCCTCGTGGATCTGCCGAAGGATGGTTGA